In Paenibacillus sp. J23TS9, a single genomic region encodes these proteins:
- a CDS encoding cation:proton antiporter regulatory subunit, protein MNIRESILPGIGMKYQIDAASGDRIVIVIHDDGRREFYHFSHEDDEQSISMVTLEDQEARQLAALVGGMVYKPKQLESVEMAFDELTIEWYRIDPHFACIGKSIGELNIRQNSGASVIALMDKKNGKQVNPGSDCILNAEATVVAVGERDQQKRFKQILMNGSG, encoded by the coding sequence ATGAACATTCGTGAATCTATTTTACCTGGGATCGGTATGAAATATCAGATTGATGCAGCCAGTGGCGACCGGATTGTTATTGTCATACATGATGACGGTAGACGGGAGTTCTATCATTTTTCCCATGAAGATGATGAGCAAAGCATATCCATGGTGACATTGGAGGATCAGGAAGCAAGGCAGCTTGCAGCGCTTGTCGGGGGGATGGTCTATAAGCCGAAGCAGCTGGAAAGTGTGGAGATGGCTTTTGACGAACTTACGATTGAATGGTATAGGATTGATCCGCACTTCGCATGCATAGGAAAGTCCATCGGCGAGCTCAATATCCGCCAAAATTCAGGAGCATCGGTTATTGCGCTTATGGATAAAAAGAATGGAAAACAAGTAAACCCCGGCTCTGACTGCATTTTGAACGCGGAAGCGACGGTTGTGGCAGTGGGCGAGAGGGATCAGCAAAAACGTTTCAAACAAATTTTAATGAACGGAAGCGGGTGA
- the cysI gene encoding assimilatory sulfite reductase (NADPH) hemoprotein subunit: MSENNLLSKNSAPHSDVEEIKIRSNYLRGSLTDTLKDPITGSIPEDDNRLMKHHGSYMQDDRDLRNERQKQKLEPAYQFMLRVRASGGVVTPEQWLMMDRIAHHYANGTIRLTTRQSFQLHGVLKWNLKNTIREVNEALLTTLAACGDVNRNVMCNPNPHQSEIHTEVYDWACRVSEHLDPKTTAYHEIWLDGEKVASSENDGEEQEPIYGRVYLPRKFKIGIAVPPSNDVDVYSQDLGFIAIVENGRLAGFNVSVGGGMGMTHGDPKTYPQVSKVIGFCTPEQMIDVAEKTVTIQRDYGDRAVRKHARFKYTIDDRGIGWFTDELTLRLGWKLEEPRPFQFHDNGDRYGWVKGSNGKWHFTLFIQSGRVKDEEGYELMTGLREIAKEHTGDFRLTPNQNLIIANISPQKKKKIESLIEQYHLTDGAHYSSLRRNSMACVSLPTCGLAMAESERYLPSLLDKIEPMLEKAGLQEKDIVIRMTGCPNGCARPMLAELAFIGKAPGKYNMYLGGGFAGNRLNRLFKENIGEAEILDSLGPIIARYGTERETGEHFGDFVIRAGYVQEVRDGQEFHA, from the coding sequence ATGTCTGAGAATAATCTGTTGTCGAAAAACAGTGCCCCGCATAGCGATGTTGAGGAGATAAAGATCCGAAGCAATTATTTGCGCGGAAGCCTGACGGATACATTAAAAGATCCAATAACCGGCTCGATTCCGGAAGATGATAACCGCCTGATGAAGCATCATGGCAGCTATATGCAGGATGACCGTGATCTGCGCAATGAGCGTCAAAAACAAAAGCTGGAGCCTGCTTACCAGTTTATGCTCAGAGTCCGTGCATCCGGAGGTGTGGTTACGCCGGAGCAATGGCTGATGATGGACCGTATAGCCCATCATTATGCCAATGGTACAATCCGATTGACGACACGGCAATCTTTCCAACTGCATGGTGTACTCAAATGGAATCTCAAAAATACGATCCGTGAAGTAAATGAAGCTTTGTTAACTACGCTCGCCGCCTGCGGAGACGTGAACCGTAATGTCATGTGTAATCCCAACCCGCATCAATCGGAAATTCATACCGAGGTGTATGATTGGGCTTGCCGTGTGAGTGAACATCTCGACCCCAAGACTACGGCTTATCATGAGATTTGGCTGGATGGGGAAAAGGTAGCATCAAGTGAAAATGACGGGGAAGAGCAGGAACCGATCTACGGTCGCGTCTACCTGCCCCGCAAATTTAAAATCGGTATTGCCGTTCCCCCCTCCAATGATGTTGATGTGTATTCCCAAGATCTCGGCTTCATCGCGATCGTGGAAAATGGACGTCTGGCAGGATTCAATGTTTCCGTCGGAGGCGGAATGGGGATGACACACGGAGATCCGAAAACCTATCCTCAGGTTTCAAAAGTAATCGGTTTTTGTACACCGGAGCAGATGATTGATGTTGCCGAGAAAACCGTTACGATTCAGCGTGATTACGGGGACCGTGCTGTCCGCAAGCATGCCCGCTTTAAATACACGATCGATGACCGTGGAATCGGCTGGTTCACCGATGAGCTTACCCTGCGTCTCGGGTGGAAACTTGAAGAACCCAGACCTTTCCAATTCCATGATAATGGTGACCGTTACGGCTGGGTGAAGGGCAGCAATGGAAAGTGGCATTTTACTTTGTTTATCCAAAGCGGCCGTGTGAAGGACGAAGAGGGATATGAGCTGATGACTGGGCTTCGTGAAATTGCGAAAGAACATACGGGTGACTTCCGCTTGACGCCTAACCAGAACCTGATCATCGCCAATATCAGCCCGCAGAAAAAGAAAAAGATCGAATCCCTGATTGAACAATATCATTTGACCGATGGAGCACATTATTCTTCCTTAAGACGTAATTCGATGGCGTGTGTGTCCCTTCCAACCTGCGGACTTGCCATGGCTGAGTCGGAACGTTATTTGCCTTCTCTGCTGGATAAAATCGAGCCGATGCTCGAAAAAGCAGGGCTGCAAGAGAAGGACATCGTCATCCGTATGACAGGCTGTCCGAACGGCTGCGCCCGTCCTATGCTGGCTGAGCTTGCGTTTATCGGTAAAGCGCCGGGCAAGTATAACATGTATTTGGGCGGGGGATTTGCAGGCAACCGGCTGAATAGACTGTTCAAAGAAAATATTGGTGAAGCCGAGATATTGGATTCTCTTGGGCCCATCATTGCACGATATGGTACTGAACGGGAGACGGGCGAGCATTTTGGTGATTTCGTCATCCGGGCAGGCTACGTGCAGGAGGTTCGGGACGGACAGGAATTCCACGCTTAA
- a CDS encoding assimilatory sulfite reductase (NADPH) flavoprotein subunit, with the protein MELQVTNSPFNQEQAEVLNRLLPTLTGVQASWLSGYLAALHSSAGTAIPVQANAGNAAVSEATGSREVTILFGSQTGNCSGLAKKISKKLMDQGAQVTVSSMSDFKPNSLKKVQNLLILVSTHGEGEPPDNAISFFEFLHGKRAPQLEGMSFSVLALGDTSYEFFCQTGKDFDKRLEELGGKRLVPRMDCDVDFDEPAAEWMNSVLQALNEGNSAGNSGSQAAVISPSEGESDYSRTNPFQAEILENLNLNGRGSDRETRHVEISLEGSGLQYEPGDSLGIYPENHPNLVDDLISAMDWNPDESITVNKHGDMLLLREALLKHYEISVLTKPLLLKAAEISSNPQLNELLEAGHEQELRGYIEERDLLDLVQDYSLKGIPAQSFADILRKLPARLYSIASSSKAFPDEVHVTVRSVRYDAYGRDRYGVCSVQLAERLQSGDSLPVYIQHNPNFKLPVNPDTPIIMIGPGTGVAPFRAFLGDREESGAEGKTWLFYGDQHFSTDFLYQTEWQRWLKDGVLSRMDVAFSRDTDKKVYVQHRMLEQSRELYEWLQEGACVYVCGDEKKMAHDVHATLAAILEQEGGLSPEAATEYLLQMQQEKRYQRDVY; encoded by the coding sequence TTGGAGCTTCAAGTAACAAACAGTCCTTTTAATCAAGAGCAGGCAGAAGTGTTGAATCGTCTGCTGCCGACACTTACCGGAGTGCAAGCAAGCTGGCTCAGCGGATACTTGGCTGCTCTGCACAGTTCTGCAGGAACGGCAATACCGGTACAGGCAAACGCAGGGAATGCTGCTGTATCAGAAGCCACTGGATCCAGGGAAGTAACCATTCTTTTTGGTTCGCAGACAGGTAACTGCAGCGGGCTCGCCAAGAAGATATCCAAAAAACTGATGGATCAGGGAGCACAGGTTACGGTTTCCTCAATGAGTGATTTTAAGCCTAACAGCCTGAAAAAGGTTCAAAATCTTCTGATTCTTGTGAGTACGCATGGTGAAGGTGAACCACCTGATAATGCCATTTCCTTCTTTGAATTCCTGCATGGCAAACGCGCTCCCCAGCTGGAGGGGATGTCTTTCTCCGTATTGGCACTGGGTGACACATCTTATGAATTCTTCTGCCAAACAGGCAAAGATTTTGATAAGCGTCTGGAAGAGCTGGGTGGCAAAAGGCTCGTTCCGCGTATGGATTGCGATGTGGATTTTGATGAACCGGCTGCCGAGTGGATGAACAGCGTGCTGCAAGCACTTAATGAAGGGAATTCCGCGGGCAATTCCGGTTCCCAGGCTGCAGTCATTTCTCCAAGTGAAGGAGAATCCGATTATTCAAGAACCAATCCTTTTCAAGCGGAAATTTTGGAGAATTTGAATTTGAACGGACGCGGCTCCGATCGTGAAACCCGTCATGTTGAAATATCATTGGAAGGCTCAGGATTGCAATATGAACCGGGTGACAGCCTGGGGATCTATCCTGAGAACCACCCGAATTTGGTGGATGATCTGATCAGTGCGATGGATTGGAATCCGGATGAGTCCATTACGGTTAATAAGCATGGAGATATGTTGCTGCTCAGGGAAGCGCTTCTGAAGCATTATGAAATTTCCGTTCTGACCAAGCCGCTTCTCTTGAAGGCTGCCGAAATATCTTCTAACCCGCAGCTCAATGAGCTTCTCGAAGCCGGACATGAGCAGGAGCTCAGAGGATATATCGAAGAAAGAGATCTGCTCGATCTTGTGCAGGACTATTCGCTGAAAGGCATACCAGCACAAAGTTTTGCCGATATTCTGCGTAAGCTTCCAGCCCGGCTGTACTCCATCGCCAGCAGCTCGAAGGCTTTTCCGGATGAAGTCCATGTCACTGTTCGTTCAGTACGTTACGATGCCTATGGAAGAGACCGTTATGGCGTTTGCTCCGTACAGCTGGCAGAGAGACTGCAATCGGGTGACTCCCTGCCGGTGTACATACAGCATAATCCAAACTTCAAGCTTCCGGTTAACCCGGACACACCGATTATCATGATCGGACCAGGCACAGGTGTTGCACCGTTCAGAGCTTTTTTGGGTGATAGAGAAGAGAGCGGAGCCGAAGGGAAAACATGGCTTTTCTATGGTGACCAGCATTTCTCTACGGATTTCCTGTATCAGACCGAGTGGCAGCGCTGGCTTAAAGATGGGGTACTCTCCCGCATGGATGTCGCATTCTCCAGAGATACGGACAAAAAAGTATATGTGCAGCACCGGATGCTTGAACAGAGCCGTGAGCTCTATGAATGGCTTCAGGAAGGTGCTTGTGTCTACGTATGCGGCGATGAGAAGAAAATGGCCCATGACGTTCATGCCACACTTGCAGCCATTCTTGAGCAGGAGGGCGGCTTGAGTCCGGAAGCAGCGACGGAGTATTTACTTCAAATGCAGCAGGAGAAGCGTTATCAGCGGGATGTTTATTGA
- a CDS encoding superoxide dismutase family protein — MKKQAICLSVLSTLVFGAAPMSPSVWAKSEEQQVKTTIIDSKGVEVGTAVLTQKTDAVQIHIEAKNLPPGEHGIHFHETGKCDPPDFTSAGAHFNPQGKQHGFKNPKGYHAGDLLNIHVKADGTVIADLESKSVTLQKDAANSLLKSGGTSLMIHEKADDYVTDPSGNSGARIACSVIR, encoded by the coding sequence ATGAAAAAACAAGCGATCTGCCTGAGCGTGCTCAGCACTTTGGTATTCGGGGCTGCACCAATGAGTCCATCCGTATGGGCGAAGTCAGAGGAACAGCAAGTAAAAACAACCATTATCGACTCTAAAGGAGTTGAGGTGGGCACTGCAGTATTGACGCAAAAGACCGACGCCGTCCAAATTCATATCGAAGCAAAGAACCTGCCTCCGGGTGAGCATGGCATTCACTTCCATGAAACCGGCAAATGTGATCCACCGGATTTCACGTCCGCAGGAGCTCATTTTAACCCGCAAGGCAAACAGCATGGATTCAAGAATCCGAAGGGTTATCATGCAGGTGATCTGCTCAACATTCATGTGAAAGCAGATGGAACGGTAATCGCAGATTTGGAGAGCAAATCAGTTACGCTTCAAAAGGATGCAGCCAATTCATTGCTGAAATCTGGCGGTACCTCGCTTATGATTCATGAAAAAGCCGACGACTACGTTACAGATCCATCCGGTAATTCAGGCGCCCGGATTGCCTGCTCGGTGATCCGATAA
- a CDS encoding MFS transporter, with protein MYWLKWDLNLKIRLIGDSLFNMLFWMYFPFMTLYFSGVFGKSVASMLMAVPPLVGIFANLLGGFLSDRYGRRPPMLAGYLIQSLMFGLFAMSSNHWLDYFAYIGIGLGGSIFSPASSAMVADVTAEKDRRLVFATFVTGRNIGAVFGPALGSIFFIHHRPELLWTCTVVTLLYFLIILWKIRETLPHRPQELSKPGTISQLVKEQFTNYGVIFKDKAFAIYIAAGILVTIAFMQLDMYLATYVKEYVPAQSLLAFAHWTYSLSSTDIFGWMLGINGLLFVVGVLPVTKLFEHTSDRNVFIISSVLFGLGMFLIGLTTHVWLLFLFIIIMTIGEISRSPVTESFVSKYAPVHARGQYMGASNLQYSLGRFLAPMTVLLSSWLAPTFVFGIIFLCTLLSAALYILLFRILPQEQVNKQENAKA; from the coding sequence ATGTACTGGTTGAAATGGGATCTCAATCTCAAAATTAGGCTGATCGGGGATTCACTGTTCAACATGCTGTTCTGGATGTACTTTCCCTTTATGACACTGTATTTCAGCGGGGTATTCGGGAAATCCGTGGCCAGCATGCTCATGGCCGTTCCGCCTCTTGTCGGCATTTTCGCCAATCTGCTTGGAGGCTTTCTGTCCGACCGTTACGGCAGGCGCCCACCCATGCTCGCGGGCTACCTGATTCAATCCCTGATGTTCGGACTGTTCGCTATGTCTTCGAATCATTGGCTCGATTACTTCGCGTATATCGGAATCGGACTCGGCGGCTCTATCTTTTCTCCAGCAAGCTCGGCCATGGTAGCGGATGTGACGGCAGAGAAGGATCGCAGACTCGTATTCGCGACGTTTGTGACTGGCCGAAATATCGGCGCTGTTTTCGGACCGGCTCTGGGCTCCATTTTTTTCATTCACCACCGACCAGAGCTGCTGTGGACCTGCACGGTCGTCACGCTGCTGTATTTTCTGATCATTCTGTGGAAGATCCGGGAAACGCTTCCGCATCGTCCACAAGAGCTGAGCAAGCCGGGGACAATATCCCAACTTGTTAAAGAGCAATTTACCAACTATGGCGTCATTTTCAAGGACAAGGCTTTTGCCATATATATTGCTGCGGGGATTTTGGTTACGATTGCCTTTATGCAGCTGGACATGTATCTTGCCACCTATGTGAAGGAATACGTACCGGCACAATCCCTGCTGGCATTCGCGCACTGGACCTATTCGCTCAGCAGCACGGATATCTTTGGATGGATGCTTGGCATTAACGGTCTTTTGTTCGTCGTCGGCGTACTTCCGGTTACGAAGCTGTTCGAGCATACGAGCGACCGCAACGTGTTCATAATTTCCTCGGTATTGTTCGGTCTTGGGATGTTTTTGATCGGCTTGACGACCCATGTATGGCTGCTGTTCCTGTTCATCATCATCATGACGATCGGCGAGATTTCACGTTCTCCGGTCACGGAAAGCTTTGTCAGCAAATACGCTCCGGTGCATGCCAGAGGTCAGTACATGGGGGCATCCAACCTACAATATTCCTTGGGACGTTTTCTGGCTCCGATGACCGTGCTATTATCTTCCTGGCTTGCGCCGACTTTCGTATTCGGAATTATATTTTTATGCACGCTGCTCAGTGCGGCTTTGTACATATTGCTGTTTCGCATCCTTCCGCAGGAGCAAGTGAACAAGCAAGAGAACGCAAAGGCGTGA
- a CDS encoding Gfo/Idh/MocA family protein → MRKTLRIGIIGSGGIAGEHARAYKNIEDVEIVGVADIFPGRADQFIERWDLQQAKGFDDHNKLLEMELDGVSICTPNVAHHHTTIDSLLAGKNVMVEKPMSVTLEQAVDMVQISKQTGKILNIGFQPRYDPNMGLIKDLVQKGQLGKVYYVETGGGRRRGMPGGTFIRQDIAGAGAMADIGCYSLDLALNTLGYPKPLTVSAYTSNHFGTNPKYHPQADQFDVEDFGVAMIRFEGDLVLNFKTSWAMHMDTLGSTMFLGTDAGMKVVPAGKGPWSGVWDGNVGSVSIFHDIQGHHTESIIPLIDHKLSVFEEKIKDFARALREGGPAPIPGEQILRNQAILDGILRSAQTKKEVEIHIPEIG, encoded by the coding sequence GTGAGAAAGACATTGCGAATAGGAATTATTGGAAGTGGCGGAATTGCGGGCGAGCATGCCCGGGCTTATAAGAATATAGAGGATGTTGAAATTGTCGGTGTTGCCGATATTTTTCCGGGCCGGGCAGACCAATTTATTGAGCGGTGGGATTTGCAGCAGGCCAAAGGTTTTGACGACCACAACAAGCTGCTGGAAATGGAGCTGGATGGCGTAAGCATCTGTACGCCAAACGTAGCGCATCATCATACTACGATCGATTCTTTGCTTGCGGGTAAAAACGTAATGGTGGAAAAGCCGATGTCTGTTACACTGGAGCAGGCTGTTGATATGGTGCAAATTTCGAAGCAGACGGGTAAAATTCTCAATATTGGTTTTCAGCCGCGATATGACCCGAATATGGGCCTCATCAAGGATCTGGTTCAGAAAGGCCAGCTTGGAAAAGTGTATTACGTGGAAACAGGCGGAGGACGCCGCCGTGGCATGCCTGGAGGAACCTTTATCCGCCAGGATATCGCGGGTGCAGGTGCGATGGCCGACATTGGGTGCTACTCACTGGATTTGGCCTTGAATACGCTGGGCTATCCAAAGCCGCTGACCGTTTCGGCCTATACTTCTAATCACTTTGGTACCAATCCGAAATATCATCCGCAAGCGGATCAATTTGATGTGGAGGACTTCGGTGTTGCGATGATCCGTTTTGAAGGCGACCTGGTGCTTAACTTCAAAACCTCTTGGGCAATGCACATGGATACGCTTGGATCAACCATGTTCCTCGGAACGGATGCAGGCATGAAGGTTGTTCCGGCAGGGAAAGGCCCATGGAGCGGCGTATGGGACGGCAACGTCGGCTCCGTATCCATTTTTCATGACATTCAAGGACATCACACGGAAAGTATTATTCCTTTGATCGATCATAAGCTCAGCGTGTTTGAAGAGAAAATCAAGGATTTTGCCCGCGCGCTTCGCGAGGGAGGTCCTGCGCCGATTCCAGGTGAGCAGATACTCCGCAACCAGGCTATTCTGGACGGCATATTGCGTTCAGCCCAAACCAAGAAAGAAGTCGAAATTCACATTCCGGAAATCGGGTAA
- a CDS encoding helix-turn-helix domain-containing protein: MMNNFPYEVMMERQDALERLDLKVYWGNYEIRVLRFHLITFPPGKMVSFHKHAEYEFHFIPRGKGMVILEDDPFSLREGMLYLTGPDVMHYQEADAQESMDELCLHVDIVNLADKENKGRSPRQGADPWELAEAHDCMEKLTRLPLKPVMDMHRAMPFFLEAYQASQMKYAGLYTTIKHSVIQILLRAVRAYESEPMEALLPSRDMKAYRYQLALEYIQANSAGEVILDDVADKLHISTRQLQRIIKELGDGRSFSEILEDIRLKAVRRRLLESKESIDTIASLEGFSSGSYLHTVFRKRIGMTPTEYRSMNANV, encoded by the coding sequence ATGATGAACAACTTTCCGTATGAAGTGATGATGGAGCGTCAAGACGCTTTGGAACGACTCGATTTGAAGGTATATTGGGGGAATTATGAGATTCGGGTGTTAAGGTTTCATTTGATAACGTTTCCTCCCGGAAAAATGGTTTCTTTTCATAAGCATGCCGAGTATGAATTTCATTTTATTCCACGAGGCAAAGGGATGGTCATTCTGGAAGACGATCCATTCTCTCTAAGAGAAGGCATGCTCTATTTGACCGGACCGGATGTGATGCATTATCAGGAAGCCGATGCACAGGAATCAATGGATGAGCTATGCCTGCATGTCGATATCGTTAATCTGGCAGACAAAGAGAATAAAGGCAGATCCCCCCGTCAGGGAGCAGATCCTTGGGAGCTGGCCGAAGCGCATGACTGTATGGAGAAGCTGACACGGCTTCCCCTAAAGCCGGTGATGGATATGCATCGGGCGATGCCTTTTTTTCTCGAAGCTTATCAAGCTTCGCAAATGAAATACGCGGGGCTGTACACAACGATCAAGCACAGTGTGATCCAGATATTGCTTCGCGCTGTCAGAGCCTACGAATCGGAGCCGATGGAGGCGCTACTGCCTTCCCGGGATATGAAAGCCTACCGTTATCAGCTCGCTTTGGAGTACATACAGGCAAACTCTGCTGGAGAAGTGATCCTCGATGATGTAGCGGATAAGCTGCATATCAGTACAAGACAGCTGCAGCGTATTATCAAAGAACTTGGCGACGGACGGTCTTTCAGTGAGATTCTAGAGGATATCCGATTGAAGGCGGTACGTCGCAGGCTGTTAGAAAGCAAAGAGTCGATTGATACGATTGCTAGTTTGGAAGGGTTCTCCAGCGGCAGTTACCTGCATACCGTGTTCCGGAAAAGAATAGGTATGACACCCACCGAATACCGGAGTATGAATGCAAACGTATAG
- a CDS encoding Gfo/Idh/MocA family protein encodes MIRIGKISYWHVHAWDYTKQAQEHPEAEIVAVWDENPERGKEAADKQGVTFYASLDEMLAQDDIDAVIVDAPTRMHREVILKAAAAGKHIFTEKVLAPTLQEVNEILHAVNENKVKLTVSLPRLNDGYTLAIRDILDQELLGKVTLVRVRLSHNGATAGWLPEHFYSLEDCLGGALIDLGCHPMYLTRLFLQQEPVEVNAEFGYVTGKEVEDNAVATLSTPSGAVGIVEAGFVNNFSPFCIEVHGTDGTILYGTPNEKLLIRTTRKEEFKNDWVELPVAEARESAFQQWIGHIQEDTNADENLAFAVELTKLMEAANQSAREHRGVRLSDLQA; translated from the coding sequence ATGATAAGAATCGGAAAAATTAGCTATTGGCATGTTCACGCATGGGATTATACAAAACAAGCACAGGAGCATCCGGAAGCTGAAATCGTTGCAGTATGGGATGAAAATCCGGAACGGGGAAAAGAAGCAGCCGATAAACAAGGCGTAACGTTCTATGCATCACTGGATGAGATGCTGGCGCAGGATGATATTGATGCGGTTATTGTGGATGCGCCAACCCGGATGCACCGTGAAGTGATCCTGAAGGCAGCAGCGGCAGGCAAGCATATTTTTACAGAGAAGGTACTTGCGCCAACGCTGCAGGAAGTGAACGAAATTCTGCATGCGGTAAACGAAAATAAGGTAAAGCTGACCGTATCACTGCCAAGACTGAATGACGGCTATACTCTTGCGATCCGGGATATTCTGGATCAGGAGCTTCTTGGAAAGGTGACCCTGGTTCGTGTCCGTTTGTCTCATAACGGGGCAACTGCGGGCTGGCTGCCGGAGCATTTCTACAGTCTTGAGGATTGCCTGGGCGGAGCCCTTATTGACCTTGGCTGTCATCCAATGTATCTGACTAGGCTGTTCCTGCAGCAGGAGCCTGTAGAGGTGAACGCGGAATTCGGATATGTTACCGGCAAAGAGGTTGAGGATAATGCAGTAGCCACGCTCTCAACGCCATCCGGAGCCGTCGGAATCGTAGAAGCAGGCTTTGTTAACAACTTCTCCCCATTCTGCATTGAAGTTCATGGAACAGACGGCACCATTTTATACGGTACACCGAATGAGAAACTGCTGATCCGGACCACTCGCAAAGAAGAATTTAAGAACGATTGGGTTGAGCTTCCGGTTGCAGAAGCGCGGGAAAGCGCATTTCAGCAGTGGATTGGCCATATCCAAGAGGATACGAATGCCGACGAGAATTTGGCCTTTGCTGTAGAACTGACGAAACTGATGGAAGCAGCCAATCAATCGGCGCGTGAACATCGCGGAGTACGCCTATCTGATCTGCAGGCTTAA
- a CDS encoding Gfo/Idh/MocA family protein, with translation MAEQVQRTLRVGIIGCGGIANGKHIPNLNAQKNVELVAFCDIIEERAIESAKKIGKEDIAIYTDYQELLKDESIDLIHVCTPNKSHSFITIAALEAGKHVMCEKPMAKTSEEARAMLDAAKRTGKKLTIGYDNRYRPDSLLLKKVCERGDLGDIYFAKAHAIRRRAVPTWGVFLNEEEQGGGPLIDIGTHALDLTLWLMNNYKVKSVVGTVYHKLGSKKDAANAFGPWDPEQFKVEDSAFGFITMENGATVTLESSWALNTLDVGEAKATLCGTEAGADMRDGLRINGEELGHLYTKQPELNTGGVAYFDGKSEGQAARECRLWIDSILNDTEPMVLPEQALVVTEVLEAIYESARTGKTVYFE, from the coding sequence ATGGCTGAACAAGTACAAAGAACATTGCGTGTAGGCATTATTGGCTGCGGCGGAATCGCAAACGGCAAGCATATTCCGAATTTGAATGCGCAGAAAAACGTCGAACTGGTGGCATTCTGCGACATTATTGAAGAACGGGCGATTGAGTCCGCGAAGAAAATCGGCAAGGAAGACATTGCTATTTATACAGATTATCAGGAGCTGCTGAAGGATGAGAGCATCGATCTGATTCATGTATGCACACCAAACAAATCCCATTCCTTCATTACCATTGCCGCACTGGAGGCCGGTAAACATGTCATGTGCGAGAAACCGATGGCCAAAACCTCCGAGGAAGCAAGAGCTATGCTGGATGCTGCCAAACGGACCGGCAAAAAGCTGACCATTGGCTATGACAACCGCTACCGTCCGGATTCCCTGCTGCTTAAGAAAGTTTGTGAGCGTGGCGATCTTGGCGATATTTATTTTGCCAAAGCTCATGCCATTCGCAGACGTGCGGTACCGACTTGGGGCGTGTTTTTGAACGAAGAAGAGCAGGGTGGCGGACCTCTGATCGATATTGGTACTCACGCACTGGACCTGACCCTGTGGCTGATGAACAACTACAAAGTGAAGAGCGTTGTAGGTACTGTTTATCACAAGCTGGGCAGCAAAAAAGATGCCGCAAACGCATTTGGACCTTGGGATCCAGAACAGTTCAAAGTCGAAGATTCAGCATTTGGCTTCATTACGATGGAAAATGGTGCAACTGTGACGCTGGAATCCAGCTGGGCGCTTAATACGCTCGATGTGGGAGAGGCGAAGGCGACGCTGTGCGGTACCGAAGCGGGTGCGGATATGCGTGATGGGCTGCGGATTAACGGCGAAGAGCTGGGTCATCTGTATACCAAGCAGCCAGAGCTGAACACAGGTGGAGTCGCTTATTTTGACGGGAAATCGGAAGGCCAGGCAGCCAGAGAATGCAGACTTTGGATCGACAGCATCTTGAATGATACCGAACCGATGGTGCTGCCTGAACAGGCGCTGGTCGTGACCGAGGTATTAGAAGCGATCTATGAATCCGCCCGTACCGGGAAAACCGTATATTTTGAATAG
- a CDS encoding sugar phosphate isomerase/epimerase has protein sequence MENIALQLYSIKELTSTDFLGTLKKVAEIGYDGVEFAGYFGTSAAELKKSLDSIGLRAAGSHIGISDLLLQLDHTIEYSLEIGSPYIICPGLPEEMRESADSYKRTAETFDRIGERCKEHGIRFGYHNHGIEFQKFDGFTGLELLANHTQPDHLFLELDTYWAEHAGFRSVDWIETLKERCRILHIKDMKSEQDKRNTEIGSGIMDFQSITAAGKRYGVEWYTVEQEEYEIPQLESIGASLKYLRQIL, from the coding sequence ATGGAAAATATAGCGCTTCAGCTGTATTCCATTAAAGAACTGACAAGCACAGATTTCTTGGGTACGCTGAAAAAGGTGGCAGAGATCGGATATGACGGCGTTGAATTCGCCGGGTATTTCGGGACATCTGCGGCGGAATTGAAAAAATCATTGGATTCAATTGGACTGCGGGCCGCGGGGAGTCATATCGGTATATCCGATCTATTGCTTCAGCTCGATCATACCATTGAATACTCGCTTGAGATCGGCAGCCCCTATATTATTTGCCCGGGTCTTCCTGAGGAGATGCGTGAAAGCGCTGACAGCTACAAGCGTACAGCTGAAACGTTTGATAGGATTGGGGAGCGGTGCAAGGAACATGGCATTCGTTTCGGATATCATAATCACGGAATCGAGTTTCAGAAGTTTGACGGGTTCACCGGCCTGGAACTGCTTGCGAACCATACGCAGCCCGATCATCTATTTCTGGAATTGGATACATATTGGGCAGAACATGCCGGCTTCCGCTCTGTGGACTGGATTGAGACATTGAAAGAACGCTGTCGTATTCTGCACATCAAGGACATGAAGAGTGAGCAGGACAAACGGAACACAGAGATCGGTTCTGGTATCATGGATTTCCAATCGATTACTGCGGCTGGCAAGCGTTACGGGGTAGAGTGGTACACGGTAGAGCAGGAGGAATACGAGATTCCCCAGCTGGAAAGCATCGGTGCCAGTCTCAAATACCTTCGACAAATATTATAA